A single region of the Bacteroidota bacterium genome encodes:
- a CDS encoding twin-arginine translocase TatA/TatE family subunit: protein MGSLGTPEIILIALVVLVLFGAKRIPEFMQGLGKGVREFRKAARDIQGEIEKPDEPKKIDNSTK, encoded by the coding sequence ATGGGCAGTCTAGGCACACCTGAAATCATACTTATCGCTCTCGTTGTCCTGGTGTTGTTCGGCGCGAAAAGGATTCCTGAATTTATGCAAGGGCTCGGCAAGGGCGTCCGTGAGTTTCGGAAGGCCGCACGCGATATCCAGGGAGAAATCGAAAAACCCGACGAGCCGAAGAAAATTGACAACAGCACCAAGTAA
- a CDS encoding phosphatidylserine decarboxylase family protein — MITRYGLDTVLKVSLLAAIIVTIAMTALRNDLLRYTIVGAVAIFVLLVLNFFRDPKRTPPSGTDLIVSPADGRIVAIREVVESEFLKHPAVQISVFMSPLDVHVNRFPISGRIAHFQHIPGKFGLAYTDKSSEENERTHIGIESGSRKILFKQIAGAVARRIVADLKVGQPAVLGERFGMIKFGSRVDVVIPRESIVKVALHDRVVAGETVLAHFA, encoded by the coding sequence GTGATCACCCGATACGGTTTGGATACGGTTCTGAAAGTTTCGTTGCTTGCAGCGATCATCGTCACGATCGCGATGACGGCCCTTCGTAACGATCTCCTCAGGTACACGATTGTCGGCGCCGTCGCGATCTTCGTTCTGCTCGTCCTCAATTTCTTCCGTGATCCGAAACGAACGCCGCCTTCGGGCACTGACCTGATTGTTTCACCGGCCGACGGCCGGATTGTTGCGATACGCGAGGTGGTCGAGAGCGAGTTCCTCAAACACCCCGCGGTGCAGATCAGCGTCTTCATGTCCCCCCTCGACGTCCATGTGAACCGGTTCCCGATTTCGGGCCGGATTGCCCACTTTCAGCACATTCCGGGTAAATTCGGGCTTGCCTACACCGACAAATCGTCGGAAGAGAACGAGCGCACCCACATCGGTATTGAATCGGGATCGAGGAAAATATTGTTTAAACAAATAGCAGGCGCCGTGGCCCGGAGAATTGTGGCTGATCTTAAAGTCGGGCAGCCGGCGGTGCTCGGCGAACGCTTTGGCATGATTAAATTTGGCTCGCGCGTGGATGTCGTTATACCCAGAGAATCGATTGTGAAAGTTGCCCTCCACGACAGGGTCGTGGCGGGCGAAACCGTGCTGGCCCATTTCGCATGA
- a CDS encoding RNA methyltransferase, protein MPELQPYRTLRRPLEHIRQGFFVAEGDKVVRRLLASDLKVVSILLTPEWYEQLFSGDSPETAGLIARVENAQLFVADKKLLESIVGFNLHQGIMAVATIPSPRTLEEIIQELKPPRLLVALEGLVSAENVGVVVRNCAAFGVDALIVGETSSSPYLRRAVRNSMGTVFKLPVVHVDDLARSLTLLSRNNDMMLVAAAPGGNRSLHEIDLSRNCCLVLGNEDAGISAKILELCDERVAIPMSDGVDSLNVASASAVFLYEAAKSRALAGRR, encoded by the coding sequence ATGCCCGAGCTGCAGCCCTATCGAACACTTCGCCGGCCTCTTGAGCACATTCGCCAGGGATTCTTTGTCGCGGAAGGCGACAAAGTGGTCCGCCGCCTGCTGGCGAGCGATCTCAAAGTCGTTTCGATCCTCCTTACACCAGAATGGTATGAGCAACTCTTCTCCGGCGATTCTCCAGAAACCGCCGGTCTTATTGCCCGGGTCGAAAACGCTCAGCTCTTTGTTGCGGATAAAAAACTTCTTGAATCAATCGTCGGCTTCAACCTTCACCAGGGTATAATGGCCGTCGCCACCATCCCCTCCCCCAGGACTCTCGAAGAGATTATCCAGGAGTTGAAGCCTCCGCGGTTGCTTGTCGCACTTGAGGGTCTTGTGAGCGCTGAGAATGTCGGTGTGGTAGTGAGGAATTGCGCCGCCTTCGGCGTGGATGCTCTTATCGTAGGAGAAACGTCAAGCAGCCCCTACCTCCGGCGTGCCGTCAGGAACTCGATGGGAACCGTTTTCAAGCTTCCGGTTGTCCACGTCGATGACCTCGCACGATCCTTGACGCTGCTCTCAAGAAACAATGACATGATGCTCGTCGCCGCCGCCCCAGGCGGGAACAGATCTCTTCACGAAATCGATCTCAGCAGGAATTGCTGCCTGGTGCTGGGAAACGAGGATGCGGGGATATCGGCGAAGATCCTGGAACTTTGCGACGAGCGGGTCGCAATTCCGATGTCGGACGGAGTCGATTCGCTCAATGTCGCCAGCGCAAGCGCGGTGTTTCTCTACGAAGCGGCGAAGTCGAGGGCGTTGGCCGGAAGGCGGTGA
- a CDS encoding phosphoribosylaminoimidazolesuccinocarboxamide synthase has product MAKGDLISERNGKHLYHSEKPDLAIQEFASNGIDDGKKRSKSRELDGLRNEISTYLFEYLEGFHIPTHFVSNLSDIRMLVRRTESIPLEVRIYNYSGSALTKRFGMKEGVKLDFPVIEHYYCNGNQTPSWINEYHVYAFGITTAEEFKQINRTAAKINAVLRGLCDRRQLLLADLRLEFGRSKGQIVLSDELSPSTCHFLDLSVEDKNGRDRFLPDQPNALPAFTELRDRLKVRA; this is encoded by the coding sequence GTGGCAAAGGGAGACCTCATCTCGGAGCGGAACGGAAAGCACCTCTATCATTCCGAGAAGCCCGATCTTGCCATCCAGGAATTTGCCTCAAATGGAATTGACGACGGGAAAAAACGTTCCAAGTCGAGGGAACTCGACGGATTGAGGAACGAAATTTCCACCTACCTGTTTGAGTATCTCGAAGGGTTCCACATTCCCACCCACTTTGTCAGCAATCTCTCCGATATCCGGATGCTGGTCCGTCGCACGGAGAGTATTCCCCTTGAAGTCCGAATCTACAACTACTCCGGATCCGCGTTGACGAAACGGTTCGGGATGAAAGAAGGGGTGAAGCTCGATTTTCCGGTCATCGAGCATTACTATTGTAACGGCAACCAGACCCCATCCTGGATCAACGAGTATCACGTCTACGCGTTCGGGATCACGACAGCCGAGGAATTCAAGCAGATCAACCGCACTGCCGCCAAAATCAATGCGGTGCTGCGCGGGCTCTGCGACAGGCGGCAACTCCTGCTTGCGGATCTCCGGCTGGAGTTCGGACGCTCGAAGGGTCAGATTGTTCTCTCGGATGAACTTTCCCCCTCAACGTGCCACTTCCTGGACCTGTCGGTGGAAGACAAGAACGGCCGGGATCGCTTCCTTCCGGACCAGCCTAATGCGCTACCCGCCTTCACCGAACTGCGGGACCGATTAAAAGTCAGAGCTTAG
- the sucD gene encoding succinate--CoA ligase subunit alpha yields the protein MSILIDNKTRLVVQGITGGEGTFHTQQMIEYGTKVVGGVTPGKGGLQYSGNDEHRFRGTVPVFNTVADAVKNEGANASVIFVPASFAADAILEAADAGIKLIVTITEGIPTRDMVKVYGYLQNKGVRMIGPNCPGIITPGKCKIGIMPGFIHRPGRVGLISRSGTLTYEAVWQVTELGMGQSTCIGIGGDPVIGTRFLDALKLFNDDDGTDAVILIGEIGGTSEEEAAAYIKREFKKPVIGFIAGRTAPPGRRMGHAGAIIAGGKGTAAEKMKAMREAGIHVVESPASIGEMTKKVLGKKAARKHVVISRGRKKRPAARKKK from the coding sequence ATGAGCATTCTTATCGATAACAAAACGCGTCTTGTCGTTCAGGGCATCACCGGAGGCGAGGGAACGTTTCACACCCAGCAAATGATCGAATACGGGACGAAGGTCGTCGGAGGGGTTACGCCGGGTAAGGGCGGCCTTCAGTATTCGGGGAACGACGAACACCGTTTCCGGGGGACAGTCCCGGTGTTTAATACCGTCGCCGACGCGGTGAAGAACGAAGGCGCCAACGCAAGTGTGATATTCGTCCCCGCTTCCTTCGCTGCAGACGCCATACTCGAGGCCGCAGATGCGGGGATCAAGCTGATCGTGACCATCACAGAAGGCATACCGACTCGCGATATGGTGAAGGTCTACGGGTACCTGCAGAACAAGGGTGTCAGGATGATCGGCCCGAACTGTCCCGGCATTATTACCCCAGGCAAGTGCAAGATCGGTATCATGCCCGGGTTTATTCACCGTCCCGGCCGCGTAGGCTTGATATCACGGAGCGGAACGCTCACCTATGAAGCGGTCTGGCAGGTGACCGAGCTGGGGATGGGGCAATCCACATGTATCGGGATCGGGGGAGATCCGGTTATCGGCACACGGTTCCTCGACGCCCTCAAACTCTTCAACGATGACGACGGAACAGACGCGGTCATTCTGATCGGAGAAATCGGCGGCACCTCGGAAGAAGAAGCCGCTGCCTATATAAAAAGGGAGTTTAAGAAACCGGTCATCGGGTTCATAGCAGGGCGCACAGCGCCGCCCGGACGGCGCATGGGTCACGCCGGGGCGATCATTGCGGGGGGAAAAGGGACGGCCGCCGAAAAGATGAAGGCCATGCGAGAGGCGGGCATTCACGTGGTCGAAAGCCCCGCGTCGATAGGGGAGATGACAAAAAAGGTTCTCGGCAAGAAGGCCGCTAGAAAGCACGTGGTCATTTCCAGGGGAAGAAAAAAACGGCCCGCTGCAAGAAAGAAGAAGTAG
- the purQ gene encoding phosphoribosylformylglycinamidine synthase subunit PurQ — MKFGVVVFPGSNCDHDAFDVLHRVLGQDTEFLWHKDSSLGNVDVVVLPGGFSYGDYLRCGAIARFSPIMKEVGAFAERGGIVVGICNGFQILCEAGLLPGAFLRNDRMTFVCKKVHLRVENSGTRFTSNCRAGEVLRIPIAHGEGNYQVDDAAFHELERNRQILFRYCDGEGQVTSSANPNGSRSNIAGIMNARGNVMGLMPHPERAADPALGDTDGQEIFLSLIESFVLNEQITDQSIP; from the coding sequence ATGAAGTTCGGCGTCGTTGTGTTTCCGGGATCGAACTGTGACCATGATGCATTCGATGTTCTGCACCGTGTCCTCGGGCAGGACACAGAGTTCCTCTGGCATAAGGACTCGTCACTCGGGAACGTCGATGTCGTGGTGTTGCCGGGGGGATTCTCGTACGGCGACTATCTTCGGTGCGGAGCGATCGCGCGTTTCTCCCCGATCATGAAGGAAGTCGGCGCGTTTGCGGAACGGGGCGGAATCGTCGTCGGAATCTGCAACGGCTTCCAGATCCTGTGCGAAGCGGGCCTCCTGCCCGGCGCGTTTCTCAGGAATGATCGCATGACGTTCGTGTGCAAGAAGGTACATCTCCGCGTGGAAAATTCCGGCACCCGGTTTACCTCCAACTGCCGGGCCGGCGAGGTTCTGCGCATCCCGATCGCTCACGGCGAGGGAAACTATCAGGTGGACGATGCAGCGTTCCATGAGCTCGAACGGAACCGACAGATTCTCTTCCGCTATTGTGACGGCGAGGGACAGGTGACGTCTTCCGCAAATCCCAACGGCTCGCGTTCCAATATCGCCGGCATCATGAACGCCCGCGGAAACGTGATGGGATTGATGCCTCATCCGGAGCGCGCGGCGGATCCCGCGCTCGGCGACACGGATGGACAAGAGATTTTTCTCTCGCTCATCGAGAGCTTTGTGTTGAACGAACAGATCACAGACCAGTCGATACCATAG
- a CDS encoding rhodanese-like domain-containing protein, which translates to MKHSPGFLKLVNDAKARVKQTTPEEVKARIDRGEKVVLTDIREDREWDAGHIAGAVHLGKGIIERDIESKVPDKDTEIILYCGGGFRSALAADNLQKMGYSNVVSMDGGWRRWKELGYPTTTQ; encoded by the coding sequence GTGAAGCATTCCCCCGGTTTCCTGAAACTTGTCAATGATGCGAAAGCCCGCGTCAAACAGACGACGCCTGAAGAGGTCAAGGCCAGGATCGACCGGGGAGAGAAAGTCGTCCTCACCGATATCCGGGAGGACCGCGAGTGGGATGCAGGCCACATCGCCGGCGCCGTTCATCTGGGAAAAGGCATCATCGAACGGGACATCGAATCGAAGGTTCCCGATAAGGATACCGAGATAATTCTCTACTGCGGCGGCGGGTTCCGATCCGCCCTCGCCGCGGACAATTTGCAAAAAATGGGATACAGCAACGTCGTCTCCATGGACGGGGGCTGGAGAAGATGGAAAGAGCTTGGATATCCCACCACTACCCAATAA
- a CDS encoding TIGR01777 family oxidoreductase → MRILITGGTGFIGSLLIPRLTKEGHHVVVLTRTPGSVRLSSQLVEAEHWDGVHPGPWINRIERVDAIINLAGENIADKRWTRSRKQMLIDSRIQSTRAIVDAIRHAPKKPSVLINASAVGYYGSVEEADVVENFSRGNDFLSELCWAWEQEAWNAERMGVRVVRLRFGIILDRKAGALKKLILPFRLYAGGWLGSGRQWFPWIHSDDLVGIIMFALEHTDLSGPVNVAAPEHVTNKEFSLELGRVMRRPCWAPVPGFVLRLALGELAGMILTGQRVIPEKLLNAGYEFRYPTLTRSLEAIFSYPPA, encoded by the coding sequence ATGCGAATTCTCATCACCGGCGGGACCGGATTCATCGGGAGCCTGCTGATCCCGAGGCTCACCAAAGAGGGGCACCATGTGGTTGTCCTCACGAGAACGCCGGGATCGGTCAGGCTTTCCTCCCAGCTCGTCGAAGCGGAGCATTGGGACGGCGTGCACCCCGGTCCATGGATCAATCGCATCGAAAGAGTTGACGCCATCATCAACCTGGCGGGCGAGAATATCGCCGACAAGCGGTGGACGCGGTCGCGGAAGCAGATGCTCATCGACAGCCGCATCCAGTCGACGCGCGCGATCGTCGACGCCATTCGACACGCACCCAAAAAACCGTCCGTTCTGATTAACGCTTCTGCGGTGGGTTACTACGGGAGCGTCGAAGAAGCGGATGTTGTTGAAAACTTTTCCCGGGGAAATGACTTCCTGTCTGAACTTTGCTGGGCGTGGGAACAGGAGGCATGGAATGCCGAACGCATGGGGGTGAGAGTAGTGAGGCTTCGCTTCGGCATCATTCTGGACAGAAAGGCGGGGGCCCTGAAGAAGCTCATTCTGCCGTTTCGTCTCTACGCGGGGGGATGGCTTGGTTCCGGCCGCCAGTGGTTTCCCTGGATTCATAGCGACGATCTGGTGGGCATCATCATGTTCGCCCTGGAACATACCGATCTCTCGGGCCCCGTCAATGTCGCCGCTCCGGAACATGTGACGAACAAAGAATTTTCCCTGGAGCTTGGAAGGGTGATGAGGCGTCCATGCTGGGCTCCGGTCCCGGGGTTTGTCTTGCGCCTCGCCCTCGGGGAGCTCGCGGGGATGATCCTCACCGGCCAACGCGTGATCCCCGAAAAGCTTCTGAACGCCGGTTATGAATTCCGATATCCCACGCTGACCCGATCCCTCGAGGCAATTTTCTCCTATCCGCCCGCCTGA
- the gatA gene encoding Asp-tRNA(Asn)/Glu-tRNA(Gln) amidotransferase subunit GatA, whose amino-acid sequence MPGPARAGHLSRVNQNQEIQVLENFDTLRQELASGRATCAGITERYLGRIEKKKHLNAFLKVMREESLERAALVDRRLAAGSAGPLAGMVIAVKDVINMRGVQVTCGSKILEGYESPYDATVIQRLEAADAILIGKTNMDEFAMGSSTENSAYGPTLNPVDESRVPGGSSGGSAVAVAAGLATAALGTDTGGSVRQPAALCGVVGLKPTYGRVSRYGLVAFASSFDQIGVFGTTALDVAKVLGVIAGHDPCDSTSSTLPVPDYAAALNGSVRGLRIGLPKEYFTPALNREVAGAIMAKVDVLKNAGATVHDVSLPHTEYTIATYYILTTAEASSNLARYDGARYGKRAEGARDLVEMYTKSRSEGFGEEVKRRIMLGTYVLSAGYYDAYYLKGQKVRRLIKEDFDRGFGEVDCLVTPTSPTTAFKIGEKVEDPLTMYLSDIYTASANLAGIPGISILCGHDRQGLPIGLQILGKQFDEATILRVANFLETTKSV is encoded by the coding sequence ATGCCCGGTCCCGCCAGAGCCGGGCACCTTTCCCGAGTCAACCAGAATCAGGAGATACAGGTACTGGAGAATTTCGATACTCTTCGCCAGGAGCTTGCATCCGGCCGCGCCACGTGCGCCGGGATTACGGAGCGCTATCTCGGCAGGATCGAGAAAAAGAAGCATCTGAACGCATTTCTCAAGGTCATGCGCGAGGAGTCATTGGAACGCGCGGCCCTTGTCGACCGGAGACTCGCCGCGGGGAGCGCGGGCCCCCTCGCAGGCATGGTCATTGCGGTCAAGGATGTCATCAATATGAGGGGCGTGCAGGTCACCTGCGGCTCGAAGATCCTCGAAGGGTACGAGTCCCCGTACGATGCCACTGTGATCCAACGGCTCGAGGCCGCGGATGCAATTCTGATCGGCAAGACCAACATGGATGAATTCGCGATGGGCTCGTCGACCGAAAATTCGGCGTACGGCCCCACGCTGAACCCGGTTGATGAATCCCGCGTTCCGGGAGGATCGAGCGGCGGGTCGGCGGTCGCTGTGGCTGCAGGGCTTGCGACGGCAGCGCTCGGCACCGACACGGGCGGATCGGTCCGCCAGCCGGCGGCGCTGTGCGGTGTAGTCGGGTTGAAGCCGACGTACGGCCGGGTCTCCCGGTACGGGCTCGTCGCGTTCGCCTCCTCATTCGATCAGATCGGCGTCTTCGGTACGACTGCGCTCGACGTTGCGAAAGTGCTCGGTGTGATCGCGGGACACGATCCGTGCGATTCGACATCCTCGACGCTGCCCGTGCCCGACTATGCGGCAGCTCTTAACGGAAGCGTCCGGGGTCTCCGGATCGGGTTGCCGAAGGAGTATTTCACTCCCGCGCTCAACCGCGAGGTCGCAGGCGCGATCATGGCAAAGGTCGATGTTTTGAAGAATGCCGGTGCAACGGTACACGACGTTTCATTGCCGCATACGGAGTACACGATCGCAACCTATTACATTCTCACGACCGCGGAAGCATCCTCAAACCTTGCCCGCTACGACGGCGCACGGTACGGGAAGAGAGCCGAAGGGGCGCGCGATCTCGTCGAGATGTACACGAAGTCGCGCAGCGAAGGATTCGGAGAGGAAGTCAAGCGGAGGATCATGCTCGGAACCTACGTTCTTTCCGCCGGCTACTACGATGCCTATTACCTGAAGGGGCAAAAAGTGCGCCGGCTGATCAAGGAGGATTTTGACCGTGGGTTCGGGGAGGTCGATTGCCTGGTTACTCCGACGTCGCCGACCACGGCGTTCAAGATCGGCGAAAAGGTGGAAGACCCTCTGACGATGTATCTCTCGGATATCTACACGGCTTCGGCCAACCTGGCCGGCATCCCCGGTATCAGTATTCTTTGCGGCCATGACCGCCAGGGTTTACCGATCGGGCTCCAGATTCTGGGGAAACAGTTCGACGAGGCGACAATTCTGCGAGTTGCAAACTTTTTGGAGACTACGAAATCCGTATGA
- the purS gene encoding phosphoribosylformylglycinamidine synthase subunit PurS: MYLAKIMVTTRKSILDPQGKAVSHALESLGMEKIVEVRIGKFIELKIDTASAPAAEQMANEACKKLLANPVMEDYSFSVEQI; this comes from the coding sequence TTGTACCTGGCGAAAATCATGGTGACGACACGGAAATCGATTCTGGATCCGCAGGGCAAAGCAGTCAGCCATGCGCTCGAAAGCCTGGGGATGGAAAAAATCGTCGAGGTCCGTATCGGCAAGTTCATTGAGTTGAAGATCGATACGGCGAGCGCTCCGGCGGCGGAGCAGATGGCGAACGAGGCGTGCAAGAAATTGCTCGCAAACCCGGTGATGGAAGATTATTCATTTTCTGTCGAGCAGATCTGA
- the pssA gene encoding CDP-diacylglycerol--serine O-phosphatidyltransferase: MKITRAVVPSLFTVLNMFCGFGAIIHTAQGDYILASWFIILAALFDAFDGVMARITKSSSDFGVEFDSLSDVISFGVAPSFLVYRLQLHTLEGPGMLLSAMPMVFGALRLARFNSQLVSYDKDYFKGLPIPAMAVMIASFVMSFYHEGTNLNALETSLLVPMIIILSLLMVSSMKYDAVPKFTARGIKQHPARFTVAIIGITAIVITRGGALFPFFVFYTATGPLRHLVRVIQNSIHPVTKGLEEKDTEITSVDL, translated from the coding sequence GTGAAAATTACTCGTGCGGTTGTTCCGAGCCTCTTTACGGTTCTGAACATGTTCTGCGGATTCGGGGCCATCATTCACACGGCGCAAGGGGATTACATCCTGGCTTCGTGGTTCATCATCCTCGCCGCGTTGTTCGATGCGTTCGACGGCGTCATGGCGAGGATCACGAAATCATCGAGCGATTTCGGCGTGGAGTTCGATTCGTTGTCTGATGTGATCTCATTTGGTGTGGCGCCCTCGTTCCTTGTCTATCGGCTTCAGTTGCACACGCTGGAGGGCCCCGGCATGCTTCTGAGCGCCATGCCCATGGTCTTCGGAGCTCTTCGGCTCGCGCGGTTCAATTCTCAACTCGTTTCATACGACAAGGACTATTTCAAGGGGTTGCCGATTCCGGCGATGGCGGTGATGATCGCGTCGTTCGTGATGTCGTTCTACCATGAAGGAACGAACCTCAATGCGCTTGAGACGTCGCTCCTTGTTCCGATGATCATCATCCTCTCTCTGCTGATGGTGAGTTCGATGAAGTACGACGCGGTGCCCAAGTTTACCGCGCGCGGGATCAAACAGCATCCGGCTCGTTTCACCGTGGCGATCATCGGCATCACGGCAATAGTTATCACCCGCGGCGGCGCGCTCTTTCCCTTCTTTGTGTTTTACACCGCGACGGGCCCGCTCCGGCACCTCGTCCGCGTGATCCAGAATTCGATCCACCCGGTCACGAAGGGCCTTGAGGAAAAGGACACCGAAATCACGAGCGTCGATCTCTGA
- the ndk gene encoding nucleoside-diphosphate kinase: protein MSVERTLAILKPDCVRKNLTGEVIARIEKAGFKIIAMKKARLSTESAGEFYAVHKGRPFYDGLVEFMSSGPCVPIALERENAVAEFRTLIGATDPKDAAAGTIRKLYADNKGENVVHGSDSAENGRIEIGFFFSNKELIEAR from the coding sequence ATGTCTGTCGAACGAACACTGGCAATACTAAAACCCGATTGTGTGCGGAAGAATCTCACCGGAGAGGTGATCGCGCGGATTGAAAAGGCGGGCTTCAAGATCATCGCCATGAAAAAGGCGCGGTTGAGCACAGAAAGCGCCGGAGAGTTTTACGCGGTACACAAGGGGAGACCCTTCTACGACGGACTCGTTGAGTTCATGAGTTCAGGCCCTTGCGTTCCGATCGCACTGGAACGGGAGAATGCGGTCGCGGAGTTCCGGACGCTCATCGGCGCCACGGATCCGAAGGATGCCGCCGCGGGAACGATTCGCAAACTCTATGCGGATAACAAGGGTGAAAACGTCGTCCATGGCTCCGACTCGGCGGAGAACGGGAGGATTGAAATCGGGTTTTTCTTCTCGAACAAGGAGCTGATCGAGGCCCGTTGA